The Triticum dicoccoides isolate Atlit2015 ecotype Zavitan chromosome 6A, WEW_v2.0, whole genome shotgun sequence genome has a window encoding:
- the LOC119319651 gene encoding FBD-associated F-box protein At5g56370-like, giving the protein MGLFALNRLMSLQRDRQRRRHQIRARCRLMASMTTGKRKGSPCQQDDDSESGKIKRMAIPELPEDILLRIHSLMPMREAARAACLSQAFLHSWRCHSNLIFNKYTIGLKSASGEKFHHKVDCILRKHKGSLKTFKLEYNEMNGLDDFSYFDRWLQIALKPGLEELTFVLSETETMRKYNFPCALLSDRVGNSLRHLSLRFCDLHPTVELGPLRSLTRLCLCYVSITWNELECLLSNSPALELLDLTRCTEIRCLKLSCALQRLIMLSVLECRRLTVIESKAPNLSSLYLRGSSLDFSLVETLQLKELYLQQDNLIRDACAKLPPMLPNIETLAIESPWEVVDAPMLPTKFLYLKHLNINLRTGTTEYRPYDYFSLVSFLDASPSLETLELDVTQLRMLHKSIFADSQLRHMPEHRHSCLKSVKISGFSSAKCLIELTCYILKNAVSLECLTLDTIYGHRCYDDGKYDWCMPMGVGILMETPRALSAIRTYIENKVPSTVKLTVMEPCSQCQAKALRRALSQSCNAVSI; this is encoded by the exons ATGGGGCTGTTTGCGCTCAACAGGCTCATGTCTCTGCAGCGCGACCGGCAGCGGCGTCGGCATCAAATTCGAGCCCGGT GTCGGCTTATGGCCTCAATGACGACGGGTAAAAGGAAGGGATCGCCCTGTCAACAAGATGACGACTCTGAATCTGGCAAAATTAAGAGAATGGCAATCCCAGAGCTCCCAGAG GACATATTGCTTCGTATACACTCCTTAATGCCAATGCGTGAAGCTGCTCGTGCTGCTTGCCTATCTCAAGCCTTTTTACATTCCTGGAGATGTCATTCCAATCTCATATTTAATAAGTATACAATTGGCTTGAAGAGTGCGAGTGGCGAGAAGTTCCACCACAAGGTTGACTGCATTCTCAGGAAACACAAAGGCAGCTTGAAAACATTCAAGCTTGAGTACAATGAAATGAATGGGCTCGATGACTTCAGTTATTTTGACCGTTGGCTTCAGATTGCTCTTAAGCCTGGGCTTGAAGAACTCACCTTCGTGTTGTCTGAAACTGAAACAATGAGAAAATACAACTTCCCGTGCGCTCTTTTATCTGACAGGGTTGGAAACTCACTTAGGCACCTTTCACTTCGTTTTTGTGACCTCCATCCCACAGTTGAACTTGGCCCCTTGAGAAGCCTGACAAGGCTGTGCCTGTGCTATGTGAGCATTACGTGGAATGAGTTAGAGTGCCTTCTTTCCAACTCTCCTGCTTTGGAGCTATTAGATCTTACTAGGTGCACTGAGATTCGGTGTCTGAAGTTATCTTGTGCCCTGCAGCGCCTCATTATGCTTAGTGTTTTAGAATGCAGGAGATTGACAGTGATAGAGAGCAAAGCACCAAATCTCTCTAGTCTTTACCTTAGAGGAAGCAGCTTAGACTTCTCACTTGTGGAAACATTGCAATTGAAGGAATTATACTTGCAACAAGACAACCTTATCCGTGATGCCTGTGCCAAGCTGCCACCCATGCTGCCAAATATTGAAACTCTTGCCATAGAATCACCGTGGGAG GTGGTCGATGCACCAATGCTGCCTACCAAATTCCTCTACCTTAAGCACCTCAACATTAATTTGAGAACAGGAACAACCGAGTACCGGCCATATGACTATTTTTCTCTGGTTTCTTTCCTGGATGCTTCTCCTTCCTTGGAGACTTTGGAATTAGAT GTGACTCAGTTGCGTATGTTGCACAAGTCAATTTTTGCTGATTCTCAACTGAGGCACATGCCTGAACACCGCCATAGCTGCCTCAAGAGCGTGAAGATCAGTGGTTTCAGCTCTGCGAAGTGCTTGATTGAACTGACATGTTATATTCTCAAGAACGCGGTGTCACTTGAGTGTCTTACATTGGACACCATTTATGGGCATAGGTGTTATGATGACGGCAAGTACGATTGGTGTATGCCCATGGGGGTTGGTATTCTCATGGAAACCCCCAGGGCACTCTCGGCTATCAGAACATACATTGAGAATAAAGTTCCATCTACAGTTAAGTTAACTGTTATGGAGCCTTGCAGCCAATGCCAGGCTAAAGCATTACGGCGGGCATTATCACAGTCGTGCAATGCGGTTTCCATTTAA